A portion of the Oxynema aestuarii AP17 genome contains these proteins:
- a CDS encoding sirohydrochlorin chelatase, with protein MPSIVPTIPLHCLDRAYLLVMHGSRDPRPRQAIDRLADRLRDRLADSLDSSTPNLAKNDRRPYIETAQLELHPLPLSEQICQFADRAIARGYRRIQLIPLFLLEGVHVREDIPEQVKKARALVGDRLAIEMTPAIGSRLDSMYHLLAAKIDRFASRQWILLSHGSRREGGNRQVEELGKKLGVFTAYWSVSPTLEETIAQLRDLPEGSRSDRGAREIAIFPYFLFVGGMTEAIADLIGELSLKFSDLQFHLADPLGDSDSLAQIIFELMATCAA; from the coding sequence GTGCCATCGATCGTTCCAACAATTCCTCTCCATTGCCTCGATCGTGCCTATCTCTTAGTCATGCATGGCAGTCGCGATCCGCGTCCGCGACAGGCGATCGATCGCCTCGCCGACCGCTTGCGCGATCGCCTCGCGGACTCCCTCGATTCTTCTACCCCCAATCTAGCGAAAAACGATCGCCGACCCTATATCGAAACGGCTCAATTAGAATTACATCCCTTACCTTTATCCGAGCAAATTTGTCAGTTCGCCGATCGCGCGATCGCACGGGGTTATCGGCGGATTCAACTCATTCCCCTGTTTCTTTTAGAAGGAGTTCACGTTCGCGAAGATATTCCCGAACAAGTTAAAAAAGCGCGCGCCCTTGTCGGCGATCGCCTCGCGATCGAAATGACCCCGGCGATCGGCTCTCGTCTCGATTCCATGTATCATTTATTAGCCGCAAAAATTGACCGCTTTGCTTCTCGACAATGGATTCTTTTATCCCACGGCAGTCGTCGGGAAGGAGGCAACCGACAGGTTGAAGAACTCGGAAAAAAATTAGGTGTTTTTACGGCTTATTGGTCCGTATCGCCGACTTTAGAAGAAACCATCGCCCAATTGCGCGATCTGCCGGAGGGGTCGCGAAGCGATCGCGGCGCGCGCGAAATCGCCATTTTTCCTTATTTTTTATTCGTCGGGGGCATGACCGAGGCGATCGCCGATTTAATCGGCGAATTATCGCTCAAATTTAGCGATTTACAGTTCCATTTAGCCGACCCTCTCGGAGACAGTGACAGCCTCGCCCAAATCATTTTCGAGTTGATGGCAACCTGCGCCGCATAA
- a CDS encoding PAS domain-containing sensor histidine kinase gives MESIQANADSRCSCREQFCRFVRSLPIPAALLDEQMSYLAVSRSWTRDLYLRESGDEGDPTRDDEEDLPDFGAQWQEMYKSCLESGQEQCELIPDPHDEETTDWVRWQMQPWFDERGNVRGVVVYREVLNPGMGDRCALPSFRDNANAAYSSLLRLYKELDKRFQERNRQLQQTNSRLHDEIRAHEQDQIALRRHAQMLDLANDTIMILDLNYRIVYWNHGAERLYKWTRTEALSQPVHDFLKTEFPYPPEQIKRTLLDRGYWQGELVHSKRDGSRIVVESRWTLQYDDDGNPSAILEINHDISDRKDAEAALRESEARLREKNRQLKHTLEELKNTQAQLIQTEKMSSLGQLVAGVAHEINNPVNFIYGNLNHTKQYMEDLLKTIELYQKYYPEPIAEIEELADDIDLYFILKDLPKMLASMQVGAERIREIVRSLRNFSRSDRAECQVVDLHEGIENTLLLLKHRFKSKGNSCKIEIIKEYGKLPLVECYAGQMNQVFMNILGNAIDALEELAESDSERHSFKIWIRTQMLDDNRVEIRIGDNAGGIDEKTKNKLFDPFFTTKPPGKGTGLGLAISYQIVVERHGGQLECISEQGKGTEFVISIPPYPQD, from the coding sequence GTGGAGTCCATTCAAGCCAATGCAGATTCCCGATGTAGCTGTCGCGAGCAATTCTGTCGCTTTGTCCGATCGCTGCCGATTCCCGCCGCCTTACTCGACGAGCAAATGAGTTATTTAGCGGTGTCTCGTTCCTGGACGAGAGATCTTTATCTTAGGGAATCCGGGGATGAGGGAGATCCCACGAGGGACGACGAGGAGGACTTGCCCGATTTCGGCGCGCAATGGCAGGAGATGTATAAATCTTGTCTCGAATCGGGGCAGGAACAATGCGAACTGATTCCCGACCCGCACGATGAAGAGACAACCGATTGGGTTCGCTGGCAAATGCAGCCTTGGTTCGACGAACGGGGAAACGTGAGAGGGGTAGTGGTCTATCGCGAGGTGTTGAATCCGGGGATGGGCGATCGCTGTGCCTTGCCGAGTTTCCGCGACAATGCCAACGCCGCCTATTCTTCCTTGTTACGTTTGTATAAAGAGTTGGACAAGCGCTTTCAAGAGCGCAATCGCCAACTGCAACAGACAAACAGCCGACTGCACGACGAAATCCGCGCCCACGAACAAGACCAGATCGCCTTACGGCGACACGCCCAAATGCTAGATCTGGCAAACGATACGATTATGATTCTCGATTTGAATTATCGCATCGTTTATTGGAACCACGGGGCCGAACGCTTGTATAAATGGACGCGCACCGAAGCCCTCTCTCAACCCGTTCACGACTTCTTGAAAACGGAATTTCCCTACCCTCCCGAACAGATTAAGCGCACTTTACTCGATCGCGGCTACTGGCAGGGGGAATTAGTTCACAGCAAACGCGATGGCAGCCGCATCGTCGTCGAAAGTCGCTGGACTTTGCAATACGACGACGACGGCAATCCGAGCGCTATTTTAGAAATTAATCACGATATCAGCGATCGCAAAGACGCCGAAGCCGCCTTGCGCGAATCCGAAGCTCGGTTGCGCGAAAAAAACCGACAGTTAAAACATACCTTGGAAGAGTTGAAAAATACCCAAGCTCAGTTAATTCAAACTGAGAAAATGTCGAGTTTGGGTCAACTCGTGGCCGGAGTCGCCCACGAAATTAACAATCCGGTTAATTTCATTTACGGCAATCTCAACCATACCAAACAATATATGGAAGATTTGCTCAAAACCATCGAACTCTATCAAAAATATTACCCGGAACCGATCGCAGAAATTGAAGAACTCGCCGATGATATCGACCTCTACTTTATTTTAAAAGATTTACCGAAAATGCTCGCTTCCATGCAAGTCGGCGCCGAGCGAATTCGCGAAATTGTCAGAAGTTTACGCAACTTTTCCCGTTCCGATCGCGCCGAATGCCAAGTGGTCGATCTCCATGAAGGAATTGAAAACACCTTACTGTTGTTAAAACATCGCTTCAAATCCAAAGGGAATTCGTGCAAGATCGAAATTATCAAAGAATACGGCAAATTGCCCCTGGTGGAATGCTACGCAGGACAAATGAACCAAGTATTTATGAATATTTTGGGCAACGCGATCGATGCCTTGGAAGAGTTAGCAGAATCCGACAGCGAACGGCATTCGTTTAAGATTTGGATTCGCACCCAAATGCTCGACGATAATCGAGTTGAAATTCGGATCGGCGATAATGCTGGCGGGATTGACGAGAAAACTAAAAATAAATTATTCGATCCGTTCTTCACCACGAAACCTCCCGGAAAAGGGACGGGATTGGGCTTGGCAATTAGCTATCAAATTGTCGTCGAAAGACACGGCGGACAACTCGAATGTATCTCGGAACAAGGGAAAGGAACGGAGTTTGTTATTTCCATTCCTCCCTATCCTCAAGATTAA
- a CDS encoding diguanylate cyclase domain-containing protein, whose product MSRIHPNFESNPPSVLLVHEDEAVRAQLRQPIDNRGYLTVEAATDAQCLQLCGQVTPDSIVLPAKGAGIDGFACCEQLQQLLGDRCPPILMAIADDDDATVRRAFAVGASECIRQPISPVLLERRVHQLLTLGWAARQLDDLRRRERQLNDALTDLQEQLELFVIDPSTQIPHRRYFDEYLDREWRRLARDLEPLSLILGAIDCFQLYNEVYGVEVGDECLQHIARAIAGTVKRPADLVARYGGDTFAAILPKTDGKGATDVAEEMRRRIKDLAIAHERSPVSSLVTVSFGVASVIPRPALSSDRDRDEPRERQLIEAAENALQEAKEQGRDRIIFQQVHLSPRD is encoded by the coding sequence ATGAGCCGAATTCATCCCAACTTCGAGAGCAATCCCCCCTCGGTCCTCCTGGTGCACGAGGACGAGGCAGTGAGAGCGCAGTTGCGCCAACCGATCGACAATCGGGGCTATTTGACCGTCGAAGCGGCCACCGACGCACAATGTTTACAACTGTGCGGACAGGTGACGCCGGATTCGATCGTCCTTCCGGCGAAGGGCGCCGGAATCGACGGGTTCGCCTGTTGCGAGCAGTTACAGCAATTGTTAGGCGATCGCTGTCCCCCAATTTTAATGGCGATCGCCGACGACGACGACGCAACCGTGCGGCGGGCTTTTGCCGTCGGCGCCAGCGAGTGCATCCGCCAGCCGATCTCCCCAGTCCTTCTAGAACGGCGCGTCCATCAGTTACTCACACTCGGCTGGGCCGCCAGACAACTCGACGATCTCCGCCGCCGGGAACGACAACTCAACGATGCTTTAACGGACCTTCAAGAACAGTTGGAACTGTTCGTCATCGACCCGTCTACTCAAATTCCCCATCGCCGTTATTTTGACGAGTATTTGGATCGGGAATGGAGACGTTTGGCGCGGGATTTAGAACCGTTATCTTTAATTTTAGGGGCGATCGATTGCTTTCAACTTTATAACGAAGTTTACGGCGTAGAGGTGGGCGATGAATGCTTGCAACACATTGCCCGCGCGATCGCCGGGACGGTCAAACGTCCGGCGGATTTAGTCGCCCGTTATGGCGGCGATACTTTTGCGGCCATTTTGCCAAAAACCGATGGCAAAGGAGCTACCGATGTCGCCGAAGAAATGCGCCGACGAATTAAGGATTTAGCGATCGCCCACGAACGCTCTCCGGTGAGTTCTTTGGTCACCGTCAGTTTTGGGGTGGCTAGCGTGATTCCCCGTCCGGCGTTATCGAGCGATCGCGACCGCGACGAACCCCGAGAACGACAACTGATCGAGGCGGCAGAAAATGCCTTACAAGAGGCGAAAGAACAGGGGCGCGATCGCATTATCTTTCAGCAAGTTCACCTCAGCCCCCGGGACTAA